A genomic region of Oryza glaberrima chromosome 1, OglaRS2, whole genome shotgun sequence contains the following coding sequences:
- the LOC127778443 gene encoding probable histone acetyltransferase HAC-like 3 isoform X1, with amino-acid sequence MMAKTLQGTQQQYAASGFPTQQYPTSGWTQSAAEILQLDNMDQDTSVVRNIIHRKIVEYLNERKEFCNFDLSFLMEIGKCIDRHLFEKADSKIKYMDLETLRTRLNAIVNSASFRGSMFHWNASAASSKLNSQQLPVMEVPIYHDRVTPGPNNLPSCAYNVSSTQGYNQYENCMGAANFAHSLADKPKQMPERLANTIFTSCASTLPKCSPSIDVLHTGHIKEHFSGDAYQNDSSQPSTSGSSSSLSAVWDQTTCSSAMRTLPMDSFSTVNGQNLSTNNKSLYPTTGQGPLLQQYVECEMKQETWSQSLEQSDQSNITTGNHDLYHAQIHPYINGEHKRDRCIQMKEKLGHTSDHEGFSREKSSNLSNHFMHHQQGFMTNYGACSPVSKTVDRAEQTSNSTVSKPTSPASDGSSGKHYPAKRLKVDVPHLVHVNEMEASKEQQPAANETYASAETVQSEVTNSPTKSPCCTSLGDNIACTDSVHGMDMVRLSGSAVQTEEEFRRENSDIEMKDAKVDLLDQTLSGDSLRARKRRGASVLYALTSEELKDHLCTLNHDTSQSKVPTEELLSVEGLPDQNTCNLCGMERLLFEPPPRFCALCFKIINSTGSYYVEVENGNDKSSICGRCHHLSSAKAKYQKRFSYAETDAEAEWWVQCDKCKAWQHQICALFNPKIVDPEAEYTCAKCFLKEKDNEDVDSLEPSTILGARELPRTRLSDHIEQRLSERLVQERQQRAIASGKSVDEVPGVEGLTVRVVSSADRTLQVQPRFKDFFKKEQYPGEFPYKSKAILLFQKNEGVDVCLFAMYVQEYGSACPSPNQRHVYLAYIDSVKYFRPEIKSASGEALRTFVYHEILIGYLDFCKKRGFVSCSIWTCPSTKRDDYVLYCHPTIQKMPKSDKLRSWYQNLVKKAVKEGVVVERNTLYDFFLQPTNECKTNISAAWLPYCDNDFWPGEAERLLEKKDDDTSQKKETQLGRLLRVAKRDDRKGNLEDILLVHKLGERLRTMKEDFLMLCLQQFCKHCHHPIVSGSSWVCTSCKNFFLCERCYAEELNTPLKDRHPATTKQKHAFERIEEEPLPETDDVDPTMESKYFDSRIDFLKHCQDNQYQFDTLRRAKHSTMMILYHLHDSTCSSCHRAMDQCLAWRCLVCLGCNFCDSCYKQDGESLHIHKLRQKKDHHVLQKYTLQDYLEGLVHASRCFDRSCTSKLCLTLKKLFFHGVRCHTRARGGGGCHMCVFMWKLLFTHSLLCDNADCSAPRCRDIKAYIADRSMTDLSISG; translated from the exons ATGATGGCAAAGACCCTGCAAGGGACTCAACAGCAATATGCAGCAAGTGGATTTCCTACCCAGCAATACCCCACAAGTGGCTGGACACAATCTGCAGCTGAAATTCTTCAGTTGGATAATATGGATCAAGATACATCTGTAGTTCGCAATATTATTCACCGTAAAAT TGTAGAGTACCTAAATGAGCGGAAGGAATTCTGCAACTTTGACCTATCCTTTCTTATGGAAATTGGAAAATGTATTGACCGACATCTTTTTGAGAAAGCTGATTCAAAG ATTAAGTATATGGATCTTGAAACTTTAAGAACCAGGTTGAATGCTATCGTCAATTCTGCATCATTTCGGGGTAGTATGTTTCATTGGAATGCTTCAGCAGCTTCATCCAAACTAAACTCACAACAGCTGCCTGTGATGGAGGTGCCCATCTACCATGATAGAGTTACTCCTGGACCTAATAATCTGCCCTCCTGTGCATATAATGTATCCTCCACTCAGG GATATAACCAATATGAAAACTGTATGGGTGCTGCTAACTTTGCTCATTCGTTGGCTGATAAACCCAAGCAGATGCCTGAAAGATTAGCAAACACCATTTTTACCTCATGTGCATCAACTCTACCGAAATGTAGCCCTAGTATTGATGTACTGCATACTGGCCATATAAAAGAACATTTCTCAG GTGATGCGTATCAAAATGATAGTTCACAACCATCAACCTCTGGGAGTTCTAGTTCTTTGTCAGCAGTGTGGGATCAAACAACATGTTCTAGTGCAATGAGAACACTTCCGATGGATTCTTTCTCAACAGTGAACGGACAAAACCTTTCCACAAACAATAAAAGTTTGTATCCCACAACCGGTCAGGGACCTTTGTTGCAACAATACGTAGAATGTGAGATGAAGCAAGAGACGTGGAGTCAGTCACTAGAGCAATCAGATCAGTCAAACATTACCACTGGAAACCATGACTTGTATCATGCTCAAATTCATCCGTACATCAATGGAGAGCACAAACGGGATCGATGCATTCaaatgaaagaaaaacttgggCATACTTCTGATCATGAAGGTTTCTCCAGGGAGAAAAGCTCAAATTTAAGCAACCACTTTATGCATCATCAGCAGGGCTTCATGACTAATTATGGTGCTTGTAGCCCTGTAAGCAAGACAGTGGATAGAGCTGAACAGACATCAAATAGTACTGTATCAAAGCCGACTTCACCTGCTTCAGATGGATCTTCTGGCAAGCATTATCCAGCAAAACGCTTGAAAGTTGATGTTCCCCATCTTGTCCATGTCAATGAAATGGAGGCTTCAAAGGAACAACAACCTGCTGCCAATGAGACTTATGCATCTGCTGAAACAGTACAATCTGAAGTCACTAATTCACCAACAAAATCACCATGTTGTACTTCCTTGGGGGACAACATTGCTTGCACCGATAGTGTACATGGAATGGATATGGTCAGATTGTCGGGGAGTGCTGTACAAACTGAAGAAGAATTTCGTCGTGAAAATAGTGACATTGAGATGAAGGATGCAAAGGTTGATTTATTGGACCAAACATTGTCAGGAGACAGCCTGAGGgcaaggaagagaagaggggCCTCAGTACTTTATGCATTAACTTCTGAGGAGCTTAAAGATCACTTGTGTACTCTGAACCATGATACTTCTCAG AGCAAAGTGCCGACTGAAGAGCTGCTATCAGTTGAAGGCTTGCCTGATCAGAACACATGCAATTTATGTGGGATGGAAAGACTCCTCTTTGAGCCCCCTCCACGATTTTGCGCgctctgttttaaaataataaattctaCAGGATCCTATTATGTTGAAGTGGAAAATGGAAATGACAAATCTTCAATATGTGGCAGATGCCACCATCTTAGTAGTGCCAAAGCCAAATATCAGAAGAGATTCAGCTATGCAGAGACAGATGCTGAGGCAGAATGG TGGGTCCAGTGCGATAAGTGCAAAGCTTGGCAGCATCAAATCTGCGCACTTTTTAACCCCAAAATCGTGGATCCAGAGGCTGAATATACTTGTGCAAAATGTTTCTTGAAGGAAAAGGATAATGAAGATGTTGATTCACTTGAGCCATCTACTATTCTGGGAGCACGCGAGTTACCAAGAACTAGACTAAGTGATCATATTGAGCAAAGGCTTTCTGAGCGGCTTGTGCAGGAGCGGCAACAGAGGGCAATTGCTTCTGGAAAAAGTGTTGATGAG GTACCAGGAGTTGAAGGTCTTACTGTTAGAGTGGTATCTTCAGCTGATAGAACACTGCAAGTCCAACCACGTTTcaaggatttttttaaaaaagaacaataTCCTGGGGAATTTCCGTACAAATCAAAG GCCATTCTCTTGTTTCAAAAGAATGAAGGTGTAGATGTATGCCTGTTCGCCATGTATGTGCAAGAGTATGGTTCAGCCTGCCCATCACCAAATCAAAGGCACGTTTATCTTGCATATATCGATTCTGTCAAGTACTTCAGACCGGAAATCAAGTCGGCCAGTGGAGAAGCTCTCCGTACCTTTGTGTATCATGAAATTTTG ATTGGCTACTTGGATTTCTGCAAGAAACGAGGGTTTGTAAGCTGTTCCATATGGACTTGCCCATCTACAAAGCGTGACGATTATGTTTTATATTGTCATCCTACAATACAGAAGATGCCAAAGTCTGACAAGCTTCGGAGCTG GTACCAGAATTTGGTAAAGAAGGCTGTTAAGGAGGGGGTAGTTGTGGAACGGAATACACTCTATGACTTCTTCCTTCAGCCCACCAATGAATGCAAGACCAATATCTCAGCTGCATGGTTGCCATACTGTGATAATGATTTCTGGCCTGGGGAAGCAGAGAGGCTCCTTGAAAAGAAAGATGATGACACCTCACAGAAGAAAGAAACTCAACTAGGAAGGCTTCTACGGGTTGCCAAACGTGATGACCGGAAAGGAAACCTCGAGGATATTTTACTTGTGCATAAG CTTGGAGAAAGGTTGCGAACCATGAAAGAAGATTTTTTAATGCTTTGTCTGCAGCAATTTTGCAAGCATTGCCACCATCCTATTGTATCTGGTAGTAGTTGGGTTTGCACCAGCTGCAAAAACTTCTTTCTTTGTGAACG TTGTTATGCTGAGGAGCTGAATACCCCTCTGAAGGACAGGCACCCAGctacaacaaaacaaaagcaTGCATTTGAAAGA ATAGAGGAAGAACCTCTTCCAGAAACGGATGATGTAGATCCAACAATGGAAAGCAAGTACTTTGACAGCAGAATAGATTTCCTGAAGCATTGTCAAGACAATCAATACCAGTTTGATACTCTCCGGAGGGCAAAACATTCCACAATGATGATTCTTTATCATCTACATGATTCAACTTGTTCTTCTTGTCACCGTGCCATGGATCAATGCTTGGCATGGCGGTGCTTGGTTTGCCTAGGCTGCAACTTTTGTGATTCATGCTATAAACAAGACGGTGAAAGTTTGCATATTCATAAGTTGAGGCAGAAAAAAGACCATCACGTATTGCAGAAGTACACTCTACAG GACTACCTTGAAGGCTTGGTGCATGCATCAAGATGTTTTGATCGAAGTTGCACTTCCAAACTTTGTTTGACGTTAAAGAAACTGTTCTTCCATGGTGTACGATGTCATACCCGTGCCCGTGGTGGAGGAGGTTGCCATATGTGTGTATTCATGTGGAAACTGCTGTTCACGCACTCACTGCTTTGTGACAATGCAGACTGTTCAGCTCCCAGATGCAG GGATATAAAGGCATATATTGCTGACAGAAGCATGACAGACCTTAGTATATCTGGATGA
- the LOC127778443 gene encoding probable histone acetyltransferase HAC-like 3 isoform X2, whose protein sequence is MEIGKCIDRHLFEKADSKIKYMDLETLRTRLNAIVNSASFRGSMFHWNASAASSKLNSQQLPVMEVPIYHDRVTPGPNNLPSCAYNVSSTQGYNQYENCMGAANFAHSLADKPKQMPERLANTIFTSCASTLPKCSPSIDVLHTGHIKEHFSGDAYQNDSSQPSTSGSSSSLSAVWDQTTCSSAMRTLPMDSFSTVNGQNLSTNNKSLYPTTGQGPLLQQYVECEMKQETWSQSLEQSDQSNITTGNHDLYHAQIHPYINGEHKRDRCIQMKEKLGHTSDHEGFSREKSSNLSNHFMHHQQGFMTNYGACSPVSKTVDRAEQTSNSTVSKPTSPASDGSSGKHYPAKRLKVDVPHLVHVNEMEASKEQQPAANETYASAETVQSEVTNSPTKSPCCTSLGDNIACTDSVHGMDMVRLSGSAVQTEEEFRRENSDIEMKDAKVDLLDQTLSGDSLRARKRRGASVLYALTSEELKDHLCTLNHDTSQSKVPTEELLSVEGLPDQNTCNLCGMERLLFEPPPRFCALCFKIINSTGSYYVEVENGNDKSSICGRCHHLSSAKAKYQKRFSYAETDAEAEWWVQCDKCKAWQHQICALFNPKIVDPEAEYTCAKCFLKEKDNEDVDSLEPSTILGARELPRTRLSDHIEQRLSERLVQERQQRAIASGKSVDEVPGVEGLTVRVVSSADRTLQVQPRFKDFFKKEQYPGEFPYKSKAILLFQKNEGVDVCLFAMYVQEYGSACPSPNQRHVYLAYIDSVKYFRPEIKSASGEALRTFVYHEILIGYLDFCKKRGFVSCSIWTCPSTKRDDYVLYCHPTIQKMPKSDKLRSWYQNLVKKAVKEGVVVERNTLYDFFLQPTNECKTNISAAWLPYCDNDFWPGEAERLLEKKDDDTSQKKETQLGRLLRVAKRDDRKGNLEDILLVHKLGERLRTMKEDFLMLCLQQFCKHCHHPIVSGSSWVCTSCKNFFLCERCYAEELNTPLKDRHPATTKQKHAFERIEEEPLPETDDVDPTMESKYFDSRIDFLKHCQDNQYQFDTLRRAKHSTMMILYHLHDSTCSSCHRAMDQCLAWRCLVCLGCNFCDSCYKQDGESLHIHKLRQKKDHHVLQKYTLQQDYLEGLVHASRCFDRSCTSKLCLTLKKLFFHGVRCHTRARGGGGCHMCVFMWKLLFTHSLLCDNADCSAPRCRDIKAYIADRSMTDLSISG, encoded by the exons ATGGAAATTGGAAAATGTATTGACCGACATCTTTTTGAGAAAGCTGATTCAAAG ATTAAGTATATGGATCTTGAAACTTTAAGAACCAGGTTGAATGCTATCGTCAATTCTGCATCATTTCGGGGTAGTATGTTTCATTGGAATGCTTCAGCAGCTTCATCCAAACTAAACTCACAACAGCTGCCTGTGATGGAGGTGCCCATCTACCATGATAGAGTTACTCCTGGACCTAATAATCTGCCCTCCTGTGCATATAATGTATCCTCCACTCAGG GATATAACCAATATGAAAACTGTATGGGTGCTGCTAACTTTGCTCATTCGTTGGCTGATAAACCCAAGCAGATGCCTGAAAGATTAGCAAACACCATTTTTACCTCATGTGCATCAACTCTACCGAAATGTAGCCCTAGTATTGATGTACTGCATACTGGCCATATAAAAGAACATTTCTCAG GTGATGCGTATCAAAATGATAGTTCACAACCATCAACCTCTGGGAGTTCTAGTTCTTTGTCAGCAGTGTGGGATCAAACAACATGTTCTAGTGCAATGAGAACACTTCCGATGGATTCTTTCTCAACAGTGAACGGACAAAACCTTTCCACAAACAATAAAAGTTTGTATCCCACAACCGGTCAGGGACCTTTGTTGCAACAATACGTAGAATGTGAGATGAAGCAAGAGACGTGGAGTCAGTCACTAGAGCAATCAGATCAGTCAAACATTACCACTGGAAACCATGACTTGTATCATGCTCAAATTCATCCGTACATCAATGGAGAGCACAAACGGGATCGATGCATTCaaatgaaagaaaaacttgggCATACTTCTGATCATGAAGGTTTCTCCAGGGAGAAAAGCTCAAATTTAAGCAACCACTTTATGCATCATCAGCAGGGCTTCATGACTAATTATGGTGCTTGTAGCCCTGTAAGCAAGACAGTGGATAGAGCTGAACAGACATCAAATAGTACTGTATCAAAGCCGACTTCACCTGCTTCAGATGGATCTTCTGGCAAGCATTATCCAGCAAAACGCTTGAAAGTTGATGTTCCCCATCTTGTCCATGTCAATGAAATGGAGGCTTCAAAGGAACAACAACCTGCTGCCAATGAGACTTATGCATCTGCTGAAACAGTACAATCTGAAGTCACTAATTCACCAACAAAATCACCATGTTGTACTTCCTTGGGGGACAACATTGCTTGCACCGATAGTGTACATGGAATGGATATGGTCAGATTGTCGGGGAGTGCTGTACAAACTGAAGAAGAATTTCGTCGTGAAAATAGTGACATTGAGATGAAGGATGCAAAGGTTGATTTATTGGACCAAACATTGTCAGGAGACAGCCTGAGGgcaaggaagagaagaggggCCTCAGTACTTTATGCATTAACTTCTGAGGAGCTTAAAGATCACTTGTGTACTCTGAACCATGATACTTCTCAG AGCAAAGTGCCGACTGAAGAGCTGCTATCAGTTGAAGGCTTGCCTGATCAGAACACATGCAATTTATGTGGGATGGAAAGACTCCTCTTTGAGCCCCCTCCACGATTTTGCGCgctctgttttaaaataataaattctaCAGGATCCTATTATGTTGAAGTGGAAAATGGAAATGACAAATCTTCAATATGTGGCAGATGCCACCATCTTAGTAGTGCCAAAGCCAAATATCAGAAGAGATTCAGCTATGCAGAGACAGATGCTGAGGCAGAATGG TGGGTCCAGTGCGATAAGTGCAAAGCTTGGCAGCATCAAATCTGCGCACTTTTTAACCCCAAAATCGTGGATCCAGAGGCTGAATATACTTGTGCAAAATGTTTCTTGAAGGAAAAGGATAATGAAGATGTTGATTCACTTGAGCCATCTACTATTCTGGGAGCACGCGAGTTACCAAGAACTAGACTAAGTGATCATATTGAGCAAAGGCTTTCTGAGCGGCTTGTGCAGGAGCGGCAACAGAGGGCAATTGCTTCTGGAAAAAGTGTTGATGAG GTACCAGGAGTTGAAGGTCTTACTGTTAGAGTGGTATCTTCAGCTGATAGAACACTGCAAGTCCAACCACGTTTcaaggatttttttaaaaaagaacaataTCCTGGGGAATTTCCGTACAAATCAAAG GCCATTCTCTTGTTTCAAAAGAATGAAGGTGTAGATGTATGCCTGTTCGCCATGTATGTGCAAGAGTATGGTTCAGCCTGCCCATCACCAAATCAAAGGCACGTTTATCTTGCATATATCGATTCTGTCAAGTACTTCAGACCGGAAATCAAGTCGGCCAGTGGAGAAGCTCTCCGTACCTTTGTGTATCATGAAATTTTG ATTGGCTACTTGGATTTCTGCAAGAAACGAGGGTTTGTAAGCTGTTCCATATGGACTTGCCCATCTACAAAGCGTGACGATTATGTTTTATATTGTCATCCTACAATACAGAAGATGCCAAAGTCTGACAAGCTTCGGAGCTG GTACCAGAATTTGGTAAAGAAGGCTGTTAAGGAGGGGGTAGTTGTGGAACGGAATACACTCTATGACTTCTTCCTTCAGCCCACCAATGAATGCAAGACCAATATCTCAGCTGCATGGTTGCCATACTGTGATAATGATTTCTGGCCTGGGGAAGCAGAGAGGCTCCTTGAAAAGAAAGATGATGACACCTCACAGAAGAAAGAAACTCAACTAGGAAGGCTTCTACGGGTTGCCAAACGTGATGACCGGAAAGGAAACCTCGAGGATATTTTACTTGTGCATAAG CTTGGAGAAAGGTTGCGAACCATGAAAGAAGATTTTTTAATGCTTTGTCTGCAGCAATTTTGCAAGCATTGCCACCATCCTATTGTATCTGGTAGTAGTTGGGTTTGCACCAGCTGCAAAAACTTCTTTCTTTGTGAACG TTGTTATGCTGAGGAGCTGAATACCCCTCTGAAGGACAGGCACCCAGctacaacaaaacaaaagcaTGCATTTGAAAGA ATAGAGGAAGAACCTCTTCCAGAAACGGATGATGTAGATCCAACAATGGAAAGCAAGTACTTTGACAGCAGAATAGATTTCCTGAAGCATTGTCAAGACAATCAATACCAGTTTGATACTCTCCGGAGGGCAAAACATTCCACAATGATGATTCTTTATCATCTACATGATTCAACTTGTTCTTCTTGTCACCGTGCCATGGATCAATGCTTGGCATGGCGGTGCTTGGTTTGCCTAGGCTGCAACTTTTGTGATTCATGCTATAAACAAGACGGTGAAAGTTTGCATATTCATAAGTTGAGGCAGAAAAAAGACCATCACGTATTGCAGAAGTACACTCTACAG CAGGACTACCTTGAAGGCTTGGTGCATGCATCAAGATGTTTTGATCGAAGTTGCACTTCCAAACTTTGTTTGACGTTAAAGAAACTGTTCTTCCATGGTGTACGATGTCATACCCGTGCCCGTGGTGGAGGAGGTTGCCATATGTGTGTATTCATGTGGAAACTGCTGTTCACGCACTCACTGCTTTGTGACAATGCAGACTGTTCAGCTCCCAGATGCAG GGATATAAAGGCATATATTGCTGACAGAAGCATGACAGACCTTAGTATATCTGGATGA